One Fusobacterium simiae genomic window, TATGAGTCCATTTGAAAAATTAAGACTTGAAGCTTTGGGTCATAAATATTCAGCTGGTGGGCATATTAGTTATATAGAAACTGATTCATTGACAAAAAATTTAGATGCTATACCAGATATTTTAAGATATGCTAAAATGGTAGGTATCCATTATATGGGAATAAATCAACCTGTGGATAAATGTCATATCTGTGGATATAAAGGAGAATTTACTGCTACAAAAGAAGGTTTCACTTGCCCACAATGTGGAAACCATGATAGTAACGAAATGAGTGTAATAAGGAGAGTCTGTGGTTACCTATCTCAACCTAATGCTAGACCTTTTAATAAAGGTAAACAAGAGGAGATAATGAATAGAGTAAAACACGGTTAGAAAGATGAATTATTCAGGAATTAAATATGCAGATATGATTAATGGAAAAGGTATAAGGGTAAGTTTATTTGTAAGTGGTTGTACTCACTGTTGTAAAAATTGTTTCAATGAAGAAACTTGGGATGAAAACCATGGGAAAAAATTTACTGAAAAAGAGGAAAATGAAATTATAGAATATTTTAAAAAGTATGGTAAAACAATAAGGGGGCTTTCACTTCTAGGTGGAGACCCCACTTATCCTAAGAATATTGAACCTCTTTTAAAATTTGTAAAAAAATTTAAAGAAAACCTACCTGATAGAGATATTTGGATATGGAGTGGTTTCACCTGGGAAGAAATTCTAGAAGATAAAAATAGACTATCTTTAATAAAGGAATGTGATATTCTAATAGATGGGAAATTTATAGATAGCC contains:
- the nrdG gene encoding anaerobic ribonucleoside-triphosphate reductase activating protein is translated as MNYSGIKYADMINGKGIRVSLFVSGCTHCCKNCFNEETWDENHGKKFTEKEENEIIEYFKKYGKTIRGLSLLGGDPTYPKNIEPLLKFVKKFKENLPDRDIWIWSGFTWEEILEDKNRLSLIKECDILIDGKFIDSLKDLNLKWRGSSNQRVIDIKKSLKENKVVEYI